Proteins co-encoded in one Xiphophorus hellerii strain 12219 chromosome 10, Xiphophorus_hellerii-4.1, whole genome shotgun sequence genomic window:
- the nlrc3 gene encoding NLR family CARD domain-containing protein 3 isoform X2, with the protein MDRKQHYDSLMDRSKRIMWQDDCYMDLQSTSCCAATHTETQQPHWIQKHKDQLLNFVSHSFLEEILQHLRNVNVLTSAEETSIKGAGQLQDQINMLTSITTAKESQSSDALQAFIESSDSEVAQLVLSYDATVKKHKEVLLQQYEKQRDRDSVSCPKLNISSRSLLMVDGLSDFQQKEHDLMQVGVTRGARRNHLRQLGLAKLFEPLTRVSLPPRVTLTVGVAGIGKTTWVRHFIRQWCQGTMCPDIHFVLPFTLCELNSLDKLSAERLLKMTFPHLPAPSLVLNDACRTLLIFDGLDEFRSALNFSDAAPCNDPKKEISIDDLVTNIIRGNLLPDISVWVTSRPGIASLIPGGLVDRVTEIPGFSPADIQIFLNHHFSENDFATRIWAHLEAHKILMVMCYIPCICWMLAETLLYIMQSGTQESLPKTCTELYAHFCSMKAEVGEPRGREPVKSEQHHATNRKLLGNLGRLAFYSLLKHKYTFSEQDLRAYGIDLLQTQCSLGVGVLIRMESTIHTTYRFTHLTLQEFLAATFYHVSSKRAIFDLFSESTMSWPKIGFQNHFRSAFQHSQQAEDGHLDLFVRFLTGLLCPATIKPLAGLLALGKDDGSQKVWAGGFLQSLLSSVGSVVSLRSVNLAYCLQELQHSELLRSVEEDLRQGSLAGKLTRPHCVVLGFLLHVSLECSEQTNLTGCLNYPTVKSLLPQLLYCTHLRLENNNFKDDVMELLGSLLSAKDCHIRKISLADNVISNKGAKALSRALLVNRTLTSINLKNNNIGSKGAKFLAEALKMNQALVSINLQNNSIGEEGAQGIADVLQSNRKLVSLNMRKNTIGAGGAKRIAEALKTNRTLTKLILCSNQLGDKGTVALAEALTFNHTLLSLQLQSNSISNKGMTGLTKALRLNRGLVSLNLRENSIGVEGARNMAHALQENNSLQNLDLTANLLHDDGVQAIAGAIRFNQGLTSLHLQWNFIKSTATKALAQALLSNTTIQLLDLQENTIGNEGVIHLAEALKVNASLRTLCLQGVSAGMSGAVAMAEALTSNQTLQTLDLRGNAVGMEGAKALANSLKSNRSLKSLNLQENSLGMDGAIFIATALKGNHQLAYINLQGNGIGESGAKVISDAIRASAPGCVVDI; encoded by the exons atGGACAGGAAGCAGCACTACGACTCGCTCATGGACCGCAGCAAACGCATCATGTGGCAGGACGACTGCTACATGGACctgcagtccacttcctgctgcgCCGCCACGCACACAGAGACGCAAC aGCCACATTGGATCCAAAAGCATAAAGACCAGCTGCTGAACTTCGTTTCACATTCCTTCCTGGAGGAAATACTTCAGCACCTCAGAAATGTGAACGTCTTGACGTCAGCTGAAGAGACGAGCATTAAGGGAGCAGGCCAGTTACAGGACCAGATTAATATGCTCACCTCCATCACCACTGCAAAGGAAAGCCAAAGCTCGGACGCGCTGCAGGCGTTCATAGAGAGCTCAGACTCAGAGGTTGCCCAGCTTGTCTTAAGCTACG ATGCCACGGTGAAGAAGCACAAAgaggtgctgctgcagcaatatgagaagcagagagacagagattCAGTCAGCTGCCCCAAACTGAACATCTCCTCAAGGAGTTTACTGATGGTCGATGGACTCTCCGACTTCCAGCAAAAGGAGCACGATCTGATGCAGGTGGGAGTGACTCGAGGAGCGAGGAGGAACCATCTGAGGCAGCTGGGCCTTGCCAAGCTCTTTGAGCCCCTCACAAGGGTCAGCTTGCCTCCCAGAGTGACGCTCACAGTCGGAGTGGCTGGTATTGGCAAGACAACCTGGGTGCGACACTTCATCAGACAATGGTGCCAAGGGACTATGTGTCCAGATATACACTTTGTCTTGCCTTTCACGTTGTGCGAGCTCAACAGTCTGGACAAACTTTCTGCAGAGAGGCTGTTGAAAATGACTTTCCCGCATCTGCCAGCACCCAGTTTGGTCCTAAACGACGCCTGCAGGACGCTGCTCATCTTCGATGGTTTGGACGAATTTCGCAGCGCTTTGAATTTCTCTGATGCAGCTCCTTGCAACGACCCAAAGAAGGAAATTTCCATTGACGACCTTGTAACGAACATCATCCGGGGGAATCTGCTCCCAGACATATCGGTGTGGGTGACTTCGAGACCAGGAATCGCCTCCCTGATCCCAGGCGGATTGGTGGACCGGGTCACGGAGATCCCAGGATTCAGCCCAGCGGACATCCAGATCTTTCTGAACCACCACTTCTCCGAGAACGACTTCGCCACCAGAATATGGGCACACTTGGAGGCCCATAAGATACTAATGGTGATGTGCTACATACCATGCATTTGCTGGATGCTAGCAGAGACGTTGCTGTACATCATGCAGAGCGGGACACAGGAAAGCCTGCCTAAGACCTGCACTGAGCTGTATGCCCATTTCTGCTCCATGAAAGCAGAAGTAGGTGAACCAAGAGGCAGGGAGCCTGTAAAATCTGAGCAGCATCATGCAACCAATCGCAAACTGCTGGGCAACCTTGGACGACTGGCCTTCTACAGCCTCCTGAAACACAAATACACGTTCAGCGAGCAGGACCTCAGGGCCTACGGGATAGACTTACTGCAAACTCAATGCAGCCTTGGAGTTGGAGTTCTCATCCGAATGGAGTCTACCATACACACCACTTACAGATTTACACACCTGACCCTGCAGGAGTTTCTTGCAGCtacattttatcatgtttcCTCCAAGCGGGCCATCTTTGACCTGTTCTCAGAGAGCACAATGTCATGGCCCAAGATTGGGTTCCAAAACCACTTCAGAAGCGCCTTTCAACACTCGCAGCAAGCTGAAGACGGTCACTTGGATCTATTTGTGCGCTTCCTGACAGGCTTGCTGTGCCCAGCAACGATAAAACCTCTGGCTGGGCTCTTGGCTCTCGGGAAAGACGATGGAAGCCAGAAGGTTTGGGCTGGAGGATTTTTACAAAGCCTCCTGTCCAGCGTGGGTTCGGTGGTGTCCCTCCGTTCTGTCAACCTGGCCTATTGTTTACAAGAGCTGCAACATAGCGAGCTGCTCCGGAGTGTAGAGGAGGACCTACGGCAGGGCAGCTTGGCTGGAAAACTGACACGGCCACATTGTGTGGTGCTGGGTTTCCTCCTGCATGTCTCTCTAGAGTGCAGTGAACAAACCAACCTGACAGGATGTCTGAACTACCCAACGGTGAAAAGTTTACTCCCACAGCTGCTGTACTGCACCCATCTCAG GCTGGAGAATAATAACTTCAAGGACGACGTCATGGAGCTGCTCGGGAGCCTCCTGAGCGCCAAAGACTGCCACATCCGGAAAATAAG TTTGGCGGACAACGTCATCAGCAACAAAGGAGCCAAAGCCCTGAGCCGAGCCCTGCTGGTGAATCGAACTCTAACCTCTATCAA cttAAAGAACAACAACATTGGATCAAAAGGAGCAAAGTTTCTGGCTGAGGCTCTGAAAATGAACCAAGCCTTGGTATCAATCAA CCTGCAGAATAACTCCATCGGGGAAGAAGGAGCTCAGGGCATCGCAGACGTCCTGCAGTCCAACCGCAAACTCGTGTCTctaaa catGCGGAAAAATACAATCGGCGCGGGAGGAGCCAAGAGGATCGCAGAGGCGCTGAAGACAAACCGGACTCTTACAAAGTTGAT ACTCTGCAGTAACCAACTGGGGGACAAAGGAACCGTCGCTCTGGCTGAAGCTCTGACTTTCAACCACACGTTGCTGTCGCTTCA ACTTCAGAGTAACTCGATCAGCAACAAGGGAATGACGGGCCTGACCAAAGCGCTGAGGCTCAACCGGGGACTCGTCTCTCTGAA TTTAAGGGAGAACTCCATTGGGGTGGAGGGAGCCAGGAACATGGCTCACGCTCTGCAGGAGAACAACTCTCTGCAGAACCTCGA TCTCACAGCTAACCTGCTACACGACGACGGGGTTCAAGCAATTGCTGGAGCGATCAGGTTTAATCAAGGACTCACGTCTCTGCA CCTCCAGTGGAACTTCATAAAGTCGACAGCGACTAAAGCTCTGGCCCAGGCGCTGCTCTCCAACACCACCATCCAGCTCCTGGA TTTACAAGAAAACACCATTGGGAACGAAGGAGTGATTCACCTTGCTGAAGCTCTGAAGGTCAATGCGTCTCTGCGAACCTTATG TCTGCAGGGAGTGTCAGCGGGGATGAGCGGCGCCGTAGCGATGGCTGAAGCTCTGACGTCCAATCAGACGCTCCAAACATTAGA TCTGCGTGGGAATGCGGTGGGAATGGAGGGAGCCAAAGCTTTGGCCAACTCTCTGAAATCCAACAGAAGCCTTAAATCATTAAA TCTGCAGGAAAACTCCTTGGGGATGGATGGAGCCATATTCATTGCTACGGCTCTgaaggggaaccaccagctggctTACATCAA tttgCAGGGAAATGGAATCGGTGAATCTGGGGCGAAGGTCATATCTGATGCGATAAGAGCCAGCGCTCCCGGCTGCGTGGTGGATATCTAA
- the nlrc3 gene encoding NLR family CARD domain-containing protein 3 isoform X1: MNCGEVDAVDPVYGENDDTKIQAAQKSSEAQVWQKQLETTTTDTTRTRPGARNTEPHWIQKHKDQLLNFVSHSFLEEILQHLRNVNVLTSAEETSIKGAGQLQDQINMLTSITTAKESQSSDALQAFIESSDSEVAQLVLSYDATVKKHKEVLLQQYEKQRDRDSVSCPKLNISSRSLLMVDGLSDFQQKEHDLMQVGVTRGARRNHLRQLGLAKLFEPLTRVSLPPRVTLTVGVAGIGKTTWVRHFIRQWCQGTMCPDIHFVLPFTLCELNSLDKLSAERLLKMTFPHLPAPSLVLNDACRTLLIFDGLDEFRSALNFSDAAPCNDPKKEISIDDLVTNIIRGNLLPDISVWVTSRPGIASLIPGGLVDRVTEIPGFSPADIQIFLNHHFSENDFATRIWAHLEAHKILMVMCYIPCICWMLAETLLYIMQSGTQESLPKTCTELYAHFCSMKAEVGEPRGREPVKSEQHHATNRKLLGNLGRLAFYSLLKHKYTFSEQDLRAYGIDLLQTQCSLGVGVLIRMESTIHTTYRFTHLTLQEFLAATFYHVSSKRAIFDLFSESTMSWPKIGFQNHFRSAFQHSQQAEDGHLDLFVRFLTGLLCPATIKPLAGLLALGKDDGSQKVWAGGFLQSLLSSVGSVVSLRSVNLAYCLQELQHSELLRSVEEDLRQGSLAGKLTRPHCVVLGFLLHVSLECSEQTNLTGCLNYPTVKSLLPQLLYCTHLRLENNNFKDDVMELLGSLLSAKDCHIRKISLADNVISNKGAKALSRALLVNRTLTSINLKNNNIGSKGAKFLAEALKMNQALVSINLQNNSIGEEGAQGIADVLQSNRKLVSLNMRKNTIGAGGAKRIAEALKTNRTLTKLILCSNQLGDKGTVALAEALTFNHTLLSLQLQSNSISNKGMTGLTKALRLNRGLVSLNLRENSIGVEGARNMAHALQENNSLQNLDLTANLLHDDGVQAIAGAIRFNQGLTSLHLQWNFIKSTATKALAQALLSNTTIQLLDLQENTIGNEGVIHLAEALKVNASLRTLCLQGVSAGMSGAVAMAEALTSNQTLQTLDLRGNAVGMEGAKALANSLKSNRSLKSLNLQENSLGMDGAIFIATALKGNHQLAYINLQGNGIGESGAKVISDAIRASAPGCVVDI; encoded by the exons ATGAATTGTGGTGAGGTTGATGCCGTGGACCCAGTTTATGGAGAAAATGATGATacaaaaatccaggcagcacagaagaGCAGTGAGGCTCAAGTCTGGCAAAAACAGCTCGAGACGACGACGACAGacacgacaaggacccgaccaggagcgaggaacacag aGCCACATTGGATCCAAAAGCATAAAGACCAGCTGCTGAACTTCGTTTCACATTCCTTCCTGGAGGAAATACTTCAGCACCTCAGAAATGTGAACGTCTTGACGTCAGCTGAAGAGACGAGCATTAAGGGAGCAGGCCAGTTACAGGACCAGATTAATATGCTCACCTCCATCACCACTGCAAAGGAAAGCCAAAGCTCGGACGCGCTGCAGGCGTTCATAGAGAGCTCAGACTCAGAGGTTGCCCAGCTTGTCTTAAGCTACG ATGCCACGGTGAAGAAGCACAAAgaggtgctgctgcagcaatatgagaagcagagagacagagattCAGTCAGCTGCCCCAAACTGAACATCTCCTCAAGGAGTTTACTGATGGTCGATGGACTCTCCGACTTCCAGCAAAAGGAGCACGATCTGATGCAGGTGGGAGTGACTCGAGGAGCGAGGAGGAACCATCTGAGGCAGCTGGGCCTTGCCAAGCTCTTTGAGCCCCTCACAAGGGTCAGCTTGCCTCCCAGAGTGACGCTCACAGTCGGAGTGGCTGGTATTGGCAAGACAACCTGGGTGCGACACTTCATCAGACAATGGTGCCAAGGGACTATGTGTCCAGATATACACTTTGTCTTGCCTTTCACGTTGTGCGAGCTCAACAGTCTGGACAAACTTTCTGCAGAGAGGCTGTTGAAAATGACTTTCCCGCATCTGCCAGCACCCAGTTTGGTCCTAAACGACGCCTGCAGGACGCTGCTCATCTTCGATGGTTTGGACGAATTTCGCAGCGCTTTGAATTTCTCTGATGCAGCTCCTTGCAACGACCCAAAGAAGGAAATTTCCATTGACGACCTTGTAACGAACATCATCCGGGGGAATCTGCTCCCAGACATATCGGTGTGGGTGACTTCGAGACCAGGAATCGCCTCCCTGATCCCAGGCGGATTGGTGGACCGGGTCACGGAGATCCCAGGATTCAGCCCAGCGGACATCCAGATCTTTCTGAACCACCACTTCTCCGAGAACGACTTCGCCACCAGAATATGGGCACACTTGGAGGCCCATAAGATACTAATGGTGATGTGCTACATACCATGCATTTGCTGGATGCTAGCAGAGACGTTGCTGTACATCATGCAGAGCGGGACACAGGAAAGCCTGCCTAAGACCTGCACTGAGCTGTATGCCCATTTCTGCTCCATGAAAGCAGAAGTAGGTGAACCAAGAGGCAGGGAGCCTGTAAAATCTGAGCAGCATCATGCAACCAATCGCAAACTGCTGGGCAACCTTGGACGACTGGCCTTCTACAGCCTCCTGAAACACAAATACACGTTCAGCGAGCAGGACCTCAGGGCCTACGGGATAGACTTACTGCAAACTCAATGCAGCCTTGGAGTTGGAGTTCTCATCCGAATGGAGTCTACCATACACACCACTTACAGATTTACACACCTGACCCTGCAGGAGTTTCTTGCAGCtacattttatcatgtttcCTCCAAGCGGGCCATCTTTGACCTGTTCTCAGAGAGCACAATGTCATGGCCCAAGATTGGGTTCCAAAACCACTTCAGAAGCGCCTTTCAACACTCGCAGCAAGCTGAAGACGGTCACTTGGATCTATTTGTGCGCTTCCTGACAGGCTTGCTGTGCCCAGCAACGATAAAACCTCTGGCTGGGCTCTTGGCTCTCGGGAAAGACGATGGAAGCCAGAAGGTTTGGGCTGGAGGATTTTTACAAAGCCTCCTGTCCAGCGTGGGTTCGGTGGTGTCCCTCCGTTCTGTCAACCTGGCCTATTGTTTACAAGAGCTGCAACATAGCGAGCTGCTCCGGAGTGTAGAGGAGGACCTACGGCAGGGCAGCTTGGCTGGAAAACTGACACGGCCACATTGTGTGGTGCTGGGTTTCCTCCTGCATGTCTCTCTAGAGTGCAGTGAACAAACCAACCTGACAGGATGTCTGAACTACCCAACGGTGAAAAGTTTACTCCCACAGCTGCTGTACTGCACCCATCTCAG GCTGGAGAATAATAACTTCAAGGACGACGTCATGGAGCTGCTCGGGAGCCTCCTGAGCGCCAAAGACTGCCACATCCGGAAAATAAG TTTGGCGGACAACGTCATCAGCAACAAAGGAGCCAAAGCCCTGAGCCGAGCCCTGCTGGTGAATCGAACTCTAACCTCTATCAA cttAAAGAACAACAACATTGGATCAAAAGGAGCAAAGTTTCTGGCTGAGGCTCTGAAAATGAACCAAGCCTTGGTATCAATCAA CCTGCAGAATAACTCCATCGGGGAAGAAGGAGCTCAGGGCATCGCAGACGTCCTGCAGTCCAACCGCAAACTCGTGTCTctaaa catGCGGAAAAATACAATCGGCGCGGGAGGAGCCAAGAGGATCGCAGAGGCGCTGAAGACAAACCGGACTCTTACAAAGTTGAT ACTCTGCAGTAACCAACTGGGGGACAAAGGAACCGTCGCTCTGGCTGAAGCTCTGACTTTCAACCACACGTTGCTGTCGCTTCA ACTTCAGAGTAACTCGATCAGCAACAAGGGAATGACGGGCCTGACCAAAGCGCTGAGGCTCAACCGGGGACTCGTCTCTCTGAA TTTAAGGGAGAACTCCATTGGGGTGGAGGGAGCCAGGAACATGGCTCACGCTCTGCAGGAGAACAACTCTCTGCAGAACCTCGA TCTCACAGCTAACCTGCTACACGACGACGGGGTTCAAGCAATTGCTGGAGCGATCAGGTTTAATCAAGGACTCACGTCTCTGCA CCTCCAGTGGAACTTCATAAAGTCGACAGCGACTAAAGCTCTGGCCCAGGCGCTGCTCTCCAACACCACCATCCAGCTCCTGGA TTTACAAGAAAACACCATTGGGAACGAAGGAGTGATTCACCTTGCTGAAGCTCTGAAGGTCAATGCGTCTCTGCGAACCTTATG TCTGCAGGGAGTGTCAGCGGGGATGAGCGGCGCCGTAGCGATGGCTGAAGCTCTGACGTCCAATCAGACGCTCCAAACATTAGA TCTGCGTGGGAATGCGGTGGGAATGGAGGGAGCCAAAGCTTTGGCCAACTCTCTGAAATCCAACAGAAGCCTTAAATCATTAAA TCTGCAGGAAAACTCCTTGGGGATGGATGGAGCCATATTCATTGCTACGGCTCTgaaggggaaccaccagctggctTACATCAA tttgCAGGGAAATGGAATCGGTGAATCTGGGGCGAAGGTCATATCTGATGCGATAAGAGCCAGCGCTCCCGGCTGCGTGGTGGATATCTAA